From a region of the Acanthochromis polyacanthus isolate Apoly-LR-REF ecotype Palm Island chromosome 3, KAUST_Apoly_ChrSc, whole genome shotgun sequence genome:
- the pld6 gene encoding mitochondrial cardiolipin hydrolase, whose translation MSMMWTVKVVGLGVVALSLSLELLGWLFCRRRPERTLHEVLFFPSKVACVEHIFTPVSTHPCLCSLPHGVETSFSRFLRHLLSATSSLDLCVFAFSHMALSRAVLTLHSRGVTIRALADKDYAAITGSQIGVLRKAGICVRCDVGSVCMHHKFAVVDGRLLITGSLNWTLTAVQNNMENVLVTDEPELVQPFIGEFHRLWELNDPARYLHSSDRKT comes from the exons ATGTCGATGATGTGGACAGTGAAGGTGGTCGGCCTGGGCGTGGTGGCCCTCTCTCTCAGTCTGGAGCTGCTTGGCTGGCTCTTCTGTCGCCGTCGGCCAGAAAGAACCCTCCACGAAGTCCTCTTCTTCCCCTCAAAGGTGGCTTGTGTGGAGCATATCTTCACTCCTGTTTCAACTCA TCCCTGTCTTTGCTCATTGCCTCACGGTGTAGAGACCTCTTTCTCCCGATTTCTCCGCCACCTCCTGTCCGCCACCTCCTCACTggacttgtgtgtttttgccttTTCCCACATGGCCCTGAGTAGGGCTGTCCTGACACTGCATAGCAGGGGTGTAACCATCCGAGCTCTTGCTGACAAAGATTACGCTGCCATCACCGGCTCCCAGATAGGAGTGCTCCGCAAGGCTG GAATCTGTGTGCGCTGCGACGTGGGCTCCGTGTGCATGCATCACAAGTTTGCAGTGGTGGATGGCCGGCTGCTCATCACCGGCTCCCTCAACTGGACGCTGACAGCAGTGCAGAACAACATGGAGAACGTTCTCGTCACCGACGAGCCGGAGCTGGTGCAACCCTTCATCGGGGAGTTCCACAGGTTATGGGAGCTCAACGATCCGGCCCGATACCTTCATTCAAGTGACCGAAAAACCTAA
- the rab3da gene encoding RAB3D, member RAS oncogene family, a yields MALAKDPGVVQEQRDAADQNFDYMFKLLIIGNSSVGKTSFLFRYADDSFTSAFVSTVGIDFKVKTIYRNEKRVKLQIWDTAGQERYRTITTAYYRGAMGFLLMYDITSQESFCAVQDWATQIKTYSWDNAQVVLVGNKLDLEEDRQVPTADAQKLATELGFQFFEASAKDNINVKQVFDKLVDVICEKMNKTVNGDVSPATNPKGDSLKDTPNKSQGGCAC; encoded by the exons ATGGCTTTAGCCAAAGATCCAGGGGTGGTCCAGGAGCAGAGAGACGCCGCCGACCAAAACTTCGATTACATGTTCAAGCTGCTGATTATCGGCAACAGCAGCGTGGGAAAGACCTCCTTCCTGTTCCGCTACGCAGATGACTCATTCACTTCAGCGTTTGTCAGCACAGTGGGCATCGACTTCAAAGTGAAAACCATCTACAGGAATGAAAAGAGGGTCAAACTGCAGATCTGG GACACAGCGGGGCAGGAGCGCTACAGGACCATCACCACAGCCTACTACAGAGGAGCCATGGGGTTCCTGCTCATGTATGATATCACAAGCCAGGAGTCGTTCTGCGCTGTTCAGGACTG GGCGACCCAAATCAAGACTTACTCATGGGACAACGCTCAGGTGGTGCTGGTGGGCAACAAGCTGGACCTGGAGGAGGACAGGCAGGTCCCGACTGCAGATGCCCAAAAACTGGCCACAGAGCTTG GCTTCCAGTTCTTCGAGGCCAGCGCCAAAGACAACATCAACGTGAAGCAGGTCTTTGACAAACTGGTCGACGTCATCTGTGAGAAGATGAACAAGACCGTCAATGGAGATGTCAGTCCAGCAACCAATCCGAAGGGAGATAGCCTTAAAGACACGCCCAACAAAAGTCAGGGCGGTTGTGCATGCTGA
- the tspan34a gene encoding tetraspanin 34a isoform X1 has translation MCCSGFLKIMMFIFNGAIFVAGGAILGVGVWFQVDSSSVLGFTEEVRDASAEIAQLINVSYLLIAVGAVLLIIGFLGCCGAVMKNRCMLLTFFIIVLIIFIVQVAGAIVLFVFTDVAEEPLGDLEQEVRENIENRYGIEDSSVTHFWDTTMEGLQCCGFNNYTDFDGSPFHNNSRGLYPPQCCNSNVTVCSSSEAQSSNISGCFIMLVKLIEDNALIIAAVAIGIAAIEIAAMVVSMILYKKAGKKGRLA, from the exons ATGTGTTGCTCCGGCTTTCTCAAAATTATGATGTTTATCTTCAATGGCGCCATCTTT GTGGCAGGTGGAGCCATTCTGGGTGTGGGAGTGTGGTTTCAGGTGGACAGCAGTTCTGTGCTGGGTTTCACGGAGGAAGTGAGAGATGCTTCCGCTGAGATAGCCCAGCTGATCAACGTCAGCTACCTGCTCATCGCTGTGGGCGCTGTGCTTCTGATCATTGGCTTCCTGGGCTGTTGTGGAGCAGTTATGAAGAACAGGTGTATGCTGCTGACG TTCTTCATCATTGTACTGATTATCTTCATCGTTCAAGTTGCAGGAGCCATTGTGCTGTTTGTCTTCACGGATGTG GCTGAAGAGCCTCTTGGAGATCTGGAGCAAGAAGTTAGGGAGAATATTGAGAACAGATATGGAATTGAGGACAGTAGCGTGACCCATTTCTGGGACACGACTATGGAGGGG CTGCAATGCTGTGGATTCAACAACTACACAGATTTTGATGGCTCCCCCTTTCATAATAACTCCAGAGGTCTTTATCCACCTCAGTGCTGCAATTCAAATGTGACTGTTTGCAGTTCAAGCGAAGCACAATCATCG AACATTAGTGGCTGCTTTATCATGCTGGTGAAGCTGATCGAGGACAACGCATTGATCATTGCAGCTGTGGCAATAGGAATCGCTGCTATTGAG